A window of Diospyros lotus cultivar Yz01 chromosome 14, ASM1463336v1, whole genome shotgun sequence contains these coding sequences:
- the LOC127791154 gene encoding pentatricopeptide repeat-containing protein At2g13420, mitochondrial-like: MLSLQKKKSFFLHQSYSRSAIRNLLVMTSLPFHLTRRPFSSSDYDGNDNDIMIPPSSPSSSSSCGFSPLPSLQPSHDADLVSRILLQHHNPYHAMESSLQLYGISLSTRLVHQTLLRLSNCSKIALSFFSWAKSQPSYRHDAPAFHLLIDILAKVRQFDVAWQLILEMSHSQHNYNPHVKPTSATFAILIRRLVSSGLTRQAVRAFEDMECFVDRQADRYDFCFLLDTLCKYGYVKAATELFNKSRSRFEPDVKLYTVLIYGWCKINRPQMGERFFREMVDRGIEPNVIAYNVLLNGICRRSSLHPEDRFERTVRAAEKLLDEMRERGIQPDVTSYSVVLHVYSRAHKPELCLEKLKDMKSMGICPTVATYTSVVKCLSSCGRLEDAIELVSEMERNGVTPSAATFNCFFKEYRGRKDAESAVTLYRKLKLKQPPSVSISIKTYNILAGMFAKLNQMEVVEEIWDDMKGSGAGPDLDSYTVLIHAYCEKQRWRKACHLFVEMIERGLLPQKTTFETLYRGLIQADKLRTWRRLKKKLEQESITFGAEFQAYHLKPYRR; encoded by the coding sequence ATGTTGTCGttgcagaagaagaagagcttCTTCCTCCACCAAAGTTACAGTCGTTCCGCCATCAGGAACCTCCTTGTCATGACTTCCCTGCCCTTTCACCTGACCCGCCGGCCCTTCTCTTCTTCTGATTACGACGGCAACGATAATGATATTATGATTCCTCCATCAtcgccatcatcatcatcatcctgcGGTTTCAGCCCTCTTCCGTCCCTCCAGCCCTCACACGACGCCGACCTCGTCTCCAGAATCCTCCTCCAACACCACAACCCCTACCACGCCATGGAATCCTCTCTCCAGCTCTACGGCATCTCCCTCTCCACCCGCCTCGTCCACCAAACCCTCCTCCGTCTCTCCAACTGTTCCAAGATCgccctttccttcttctcttggGCCAAATCCCAACCCTCCTACCGCCATGACGCCCCCGCCTTCCACCTCCTCATCGACATTCTCGCCAAAGTCCGCCAATTCGACGTCGCCTGGCAGCTCATCCTCGAAATGTCCCATTCACAACATAATTATAATCCTCACGTCAAACCCACATCTGCCACTTTCGCAATCTTGATCCGCAGGTTGGTCTCTTCCGGCTTGACTCGCCAAGCCGTCCGCGCGTTCGAAGATATGGAGTGTTTCGTCGACAGGCAAGCTGACCGTTACGATTTTTGCTTCCTTCTCGATACCCTTTGCAAGTACGGTTACGTGAAGGCAGCCACGGAGTTATTCAACAAAAGCAGGTCTAGATTCGAGCCCGACGTCAAATTGTACACCGTCTTGATTTACGGTTGGTGCAAGATAAACAGGCCACAAATGGGGGAGAGGTTCTTCAGGGAGATGGTGGATCGCGGGATTGAGCCCAATGTAATTGCTTACAACGTCTTGCTGAATGGGATCTGCAGGAGGTCGAGTTTGCACCCGGAGGATCGATTCGAGAGGACCGTTCGAGCTGCAGAGAAACTGCTCGACGAAATGCGCGAGAGGGGGATTCAGCCCGACGTCACCAGTTACTCTGTCGTGCTTCACGTCTACAGCCGGGCACATAAACCCGAGTTGTGTCTGGAAAAGTTGAAGGACATGAAAAGCATGGGTATATGCCCAACGGTGGCGACGTATACTTCGGTTGTGAAATGCCTTAGTTCATGCGGGCGACTAGAAGATGCCATAGAATTGGTGAGCGAGATGGAACGTAATGGGGTGACTCCGTCGGCTGCAACTTTCAACTGTTTCTTCAAGGAATACAGGGGAAGGAAGGATGCGGAGAGTGCTGTGACATTGTACCGGAAGTTGAAGTTGAAGCAGCCGCCTAGCGTCAGCATCAGTATCAAGACGTACAATATTTTAGCGGGAATGTTTGCGAAGTTGAACCAAATGGAGGTTGTGGAAGAGATATGGGATGATATGAAGGGTAGTGGGGCTGGGCCAGATCTGGATTCCTACACAGTGCTGATTCATGCCTATTGCGAGAAGCAGCGGTGGAGAAAAGCCTGCCACTTGTTTGTGGAAATGATAGAGAGGGGCTTGCTTCCCCAAAAGACAACATTTGAGACGCTGTACCGGGGGTTAATACAGGCTGATAAGCTGAGAACCTGGagaaggttgaagaagaagctGGAGCAAGAGTCCATAACATTTGGTGCCGAATTCCAGGCTTACCACTTGAAGCCTTACAGGAGATGA
- the LOC127791034 gene encoding small ubiquitin-related modifier 2-like, whose product MEKFTQQKGGINKGKGQSFSGAAALAPVGSSSTSPLPKNVLTILVTAQDGREIFYKIYGETKMKKLMTHYCTRRGLQYETVRFLIDGKKVDPKKTANQLELEDGDSIDAMLEQLGGGQA is encoded by the exons atggaaaaATTCACTCAGCAGAAGGGAGGAATTAACAAAGGCAAAGGCCAATCGTTCAGCGGAGCAGCTGCTCTTGCTCCAGTTGGATCATCTTCGACTTCTCCCCTTCCAAAAAATGTTCTTACTATTCTCGTCACAGCTCAG GACGGGCGTGAGATCTTTTACAAGATCTATGGAGAAACGAAGATGAAGAAGTTGATGACACACTATTGCACGCGACGCGGTCTGCAGTATGAGACTGTTCGTTTTCTCATTGATGGGAAAAAAGTTGATCCCAAGAAGACTGCAAACCAG cTTGAACTGGAAGATGGCGATAGCATCGATGCGATGCTTGAGCAGCTGGGTGGTGGGCAGGCttga